Below is a window of Bacteroides sp. DNA.
GCTCTAGAGTATTGAGGAAGATTGAATACAATATAAAAAACTTGGCCTGAGGTTACCAGGCCAATTTGTCATCTTTTTATGTAAAAATGCTTATATGAAAATTACTGCAAGATTAAACTTCAGACCAAAAAGCTTCCATTGCTTTGAAGGTTTTTTCGGGCTGTTCCCAATGGGGTAAACCCTTTGTTGGGGAAACGCGTTCTGCTTTCCAGTTTTCTTTTTCTTTCAGCAGAATAGGCAGCATATCGAACCGTGTGTATGGATCGCGATCATAGATCACCAGTACTGGGGTTTCCAATGTTTTATAAACGTTTTCCCGCACTGTCTGGGTAAAGAGCTTGCCGCTCAAGAAATAGGTTGGGGCAAACTCTGCACCTGGTTGGTGCGCGGTCTGGTAGGCATAATCCACAAAGCGCTCCGGTACCAGGCCTTCAAAACTTTTGTTGAGGAAGAATTGGATGCTTGGTCGGCTTGCAACCAGGTCAAAAAAGGGGCGATTCCACAATGGTACAGCCAGACCTGCATATACTGTATTCTTTGTGCCGCGCTTTTCTGCTCGTTGAGACAGCCGATCTGTCTTGGGC
It encodes the following:
- a CDS encoding alpha/beta hydrolase; translation: SPQLFQQAILDFLKEVVGEPADVVTLSLSSEFAALAAQGNDEFFRSIVMLSPTGFDQPKTDRLSQRAEKRGTKNTVYAGLAVPLWNRPFFDLVASRPSIQFFLNKSFEGLVPERFVDYAYQTAHQPGAEFAPTYFLSGKLFTQTVRENVYKTLETPVLVIYDRDPYTRFDMLPILLKEKENWKAERVSPTKGLPHWEQPEKTFKAMEAFWSEV